The proteins below come from a single Candidatus Dadabacteria bacterium genomic window:
- a CDS encoding AAA family ATPase: MLLAEKIKISKTFQQSARIDTDLEIPEALDGFVFHNSAKYALQRMAQMAVESNRRAFTCTGPYGAGKSSLALVLCASLTNNSLSCQAKKLTKELPYFEEAFPSDESGWLVIPLVGHRGDLVNDLRKNLFRAEKENQTRQSAKTIIKLLRKKAEERPGNGVLLVIDEMGKYLEEAAQEGGDIHFFQELAESASRTKGRLVVLGILHQSFEQYTSRLGEKARKEWTKVQGRYVDIPLVTAVEEVVDLIGKAIDTDLEHPENFVAAEIIANSIRNRRAGIPSDFATYLDSCWPVHPATAVLLGPLSRWRFGQNERSVFGFLGSSEPEGFQDFLKSTEVMGTTYEPWRLWNYLKTNLESAIMASADSHRWAQSVEAVALCEAKGTPLHVKLAKTVAVIEMFRHGSGLMPENEILKTCVADTKKGDVGKALKDIEKWSAVIFRKHFNSWAIYAGSDFDIESSLQKELVARKLNIEELGDLVQMRPAIAKKHYHETGTLRWFKVEIVSAEKACNLAKNFHPTDGTAGAFFLVVPTENNYSRENIRTICKEASKSAVSGYPVAVGFSSSYELINDLGKELSALHDIKRNNPELEGDSVARLEIEARITVVKERLQTILKTSLNKTRWFVGGSRKQVRTTSSLSVFASNLADKTFPYAPKIRTELVNREKPSGNGQAAIRKLLYGMVNHPNHKDLYIKGSPSELGIYRSILEALYLHGKTKNGAHRFLKPLSGNKNKRIFRLWKETENILKENQIVPIS, encoded by the coding sequence ATGCTGCTTGCCGAAAAAATCAAGATATCCAAGACTTTTCAGCAATCCGCACGTATTGATACCGATCTAGAGATTCCTGAAGCCCTTGACGGATTTGTTTTTCACAACTCGGCTAAATATGCACTGCAAAGAATGGCCCAAATGGCTGTGGAGTCCAACCGCCGGGCTTTTACCTGTACCGGGCCCTACGGCGCAGGTAAATCAAGCTTAGCCTTAGTTCTATGTGCTTCCCTCACTAATAATTCCCTTAGCTGTCAAGCTAAGAAATTGACAAAAGAGCTTCCTTATTTTGAAGAGGCTTTCCCATCAGATGAATCGGGATGGCTTGTTATTCCGTTAGTTGGACATAGAGGTGATTTAGTAAACGATCTTAGAAAAAACCTCTTTCGGGCGGAAAAAGAAAACCAGACTAGGCAATCGGCAAAAACTATCATAAAACTTCTTCGGAAAAAAGCCGAAGAACGCCCTGGAAATGGGGTCCTGCTAGTAATAGACGAAATGGGCAAATACCTTGAAGAAGCCGCCCAGGAGGGAGGAGACATTCACTTCTTCCAAGAACTCGCCGAGTCAGCAAGTCGCACTAAGGGACGTCTTGTAGTCTTAGGAATTCTCCATCAGTCATTTGAACAATACACGTCCCGTCTCGGAGAGAAAGCACGCAAAGAGTGGACCAAGGTGCAAGGGCGTTATGTCGATATTCCCCTCGTTACGGCCGTTGAAGAAGTAGTCGATCTGATAGGTAAAGCAATAGATACAGACTTGGAACACCCTGAAAACTTTGTAGCAGCAGAGATCATAGCAAATTCAATAAGGAACAGGCGAGCCGGTATTCCTTCTGATTTCGCCACCTACCTTGACTCCTGTTGGCCTGTTCATCCTGCAACAGCCGTATTGCTTGGTCCCTTGTCGCGATGGCGATTCGGACAGAATGAAAGAAGCGTATTTGGTTTCCTCGGATCAAGTGAACCCGAAGGTTTCCAGGACTTCCTGAAGTCAACCGAAGTCATGGGAACCACATATGAACCATGGCGCTTGTGGAACTATCTGAAAACCAATCTTGAATCAGCAATTATGGCATCTGCAGACAGTCACAGATGGGCTCAGTCCGTGGAGGCAGTAGCACTTTGTGAAGCCAAAGGCACCCCACTACACGTAAAACTTGCCAAGACAGTTGCAGTTATTGAGATGTTCCGGCACGGGTCTGGACTTATGCCGGAGAACGAAATTTTAAAGACTTGCGTTGCGGACACCAAAAAAGGCGATGTAGGAAAAGCACTTAAGGATATAGAAAAATGGTCAGCCGTAATATTCAGAAAGCATTTTAATTCATGGGCTATATATGCGGGTAGCGATTTTGACATTGAGAGTTCGCTTCAAAAAGAACTTGTTGCAAGAAAATTGAATATAGAAGAACTCGGCGACCTAGTTCAAATGCGCCCCGCTATAGCCAAAAAGCATTATCACGAGACCGGCACTCTAAGGTGGTTCAAAGTAGAAATTGTATCGGCTGAAAAAGCATGCAATTTAGCGAAAAATTTTCATCCGACCGATGGAACGGCGGGGGCATTCTTTTTAGTTGTTCCAACCGAGAATAATTATAGCAGGGAAAACATAAGAACTATTTGCAAAGAAGCATCTAAGTCGGCTGTTAGCGGTTATCCAGTTGCCGTTGGATTCAGCTCTAGCTATGAGCTCATAAACGATTTAGGCAAAGAACTGAGTGCCTTGCACGATATCAAAAGAAACAATCCTGAACTTGAAGGCGATTCTGTAGCAAGACTAGAAATCGAGGCGAGAATCACCGTAGTAAAAGAGCGACTACAGACCATTCTGAAGACTTCCCTTAATAAAACTAGATGGTTTGTCGGAGGAAGTCGTAAGCAAGTAAGAACAACTTCTTCTTTGTCGGTCTTTGCTTCAAATCTAGCAGATAAAACATTTCCGTATGCGCCAAAGATTCGTACGGAACTAGTTAACCGGGAAAAACCCTCAGGAAATGGGCAAGCGGCAATACGGAAATTGCTTTATGGCATGGTAAACCATCCCAACCATAAAGACCTCTACATAAAGGGGTCTCCCTCGGAACTAGGAATATACAGAAGCATTCTTGAAGCTCTATATCTCCACGGCAAGACAAAAAACGGCGCTCACAGGTTTCTTAAACCTTTGTCGGGAAACAAAAACAAACGAATTTTTCGACTTTGGAAAGAAACCGAAAATATTCTTAAAGAAAACCAGATTGTTCCTATCTCCA